A genomic region of Pseudomonas sp. KU43P contains the following coding sequences:
- the pcaG gene encoding protocatechuate 3,4-dioxygenase subunit alpha: protein MPIELLPETPSQTAGPYVHIGLALEAAGNPTRDQEIWNRLAKPEAPGEHILLIGQVYDGNGHLVRDSFLEIWQADADGQYQDAYHLENAFNSFGRTATTFDAGEWTVHTVKPGVVNNASGVPMAPHINLSLFARGINIHLHTRLYFDDEAEANAKCPVLNLIEQPQRRETLIAKRCEVDGKTAYRFDIRIQGEGETVFFDF from the coding sequence ATGCCAATCGAACTGCTGCCGGAAACCCCCTCGCAGACCGCCGGCCCCTACGTGCACATCGGCCTTGCCCTGGAAGCGGCCGGCAACCCGACCCGCGACCAGGAAATCTGGAACCGCCTGGCCAAGCCGGAGGCGCCGGGCGAGCACATTCTGCTCATTGGCCAGGTGTATGACGGCAATGGCCATCTGGTGCGCGACTCGTTCCTGGAAATCTGGCAGGCCGATGCCGACGGTCAGTACCAGGATGCCTACCACCTGGAAAACGCCTTCAATAGCTTCGGCCGCACCGCCACGACCTTCGATGCTGGCGAATGGACTGTTCACACGGTCAAGCCGGGTGTGGTGAACAACGCATCTGGCGTGCCGATGGCGCCGCACATCAACCTCAGCCTGTTTGCCCGGGGCATCAACATTCACTTGCATACGCGGTTGTATTTCGATGACGAGGCCGAAGCCAACGCCAAGTGCCCGGTGCTCAACCTGATCGAGCAGCCGCAGCGGCGTGAGACGTTGATTGCCAAGCGTTGCGAGGTGGATGGGAAGACGGCGTATCGCTTCGATATCCGTATTCAGGGGGAAGGGGAGACGGTGTTCTTCGACTTCTGA